TGGAAGCCAAGCCCGAGCGCTTCCGTCGCGAGATCGCCGGAGGCGGTGCCGAGTGCGAAGGTGAACAGGATCGCCGTCCAGTAGAACAGCTCGCGCCGCGTGGTGACGATGCTGTGGATCGACAGGGTGCGCTCGGCGCGGTACCAGACCGCGAAAGTCGCCGCGAGCGCCACGGCGAACGCCGCGGTGCTGATGTAAAGGCTGATATCGAGCTTGTCGGTCAGCAGGTCCGTGAGCTGCGTGCCGACGATGCTGACGAGGACGACGGTGAGCCAGTAGATCCAGGGTACATAAAGACGGCGGCTCAGTTGCAGCAGCAGGGCGGCCACCAGCAGGCCGGTCATGCAGATTGCGGTCAGGCCGGCGCCGAGGCCGACATGGACCGCGAGATAGTCGGCGCCGGTCTCGCCGACCGTGGTCGACAGGATCTTGATGACCCAGAAGATCGCGGTGACCTCCGGAACCTTGTTCAGTATCCGTCTTGCGCCAAACCCTGAATATTGCGACACGCCCAAATCTCCCAAAGCCGAAGCGATGTCTGACCGTGGCGCCGGGGACTTAGGCCCGACTTAGGGACGGGAAATTTCCTGATCGGGCGGCCTTCGCCGCAATTTGGGCCGGCTGGCGCTCGCTAACTCTGCGCTAAGTCGGGCCGGCCATGATTTGAGGCCGGATGGTTCGGCGCAATTCGAGGATCGACTTTGCGGGTTCTGCTGATCGAGGACGACAGAATGGTTGGCGCCGCCGTCGAACAGGCGCTGAAGGATGCTGCCTACGCGGTCGACTGGGTCAGGGACGGCGAGACTGCGCTGCTTGCCGCGAAAAACGAATCCTATGAGGTGCTGCTGCTCGATCTCGGCCTGCCGAACGTCGATGGCCGCGACATCCTGCGCCGGCTGCGCTCTGACGGTCGCAAGCTCCCGATCATCATCGTGACGGCGCGCGATGCCATCGACGACAGGATCGAGGGTCTAGATCTCGGCGCGGACGATTACATCATCAAGCCGTTCGAGATCCGCGAATTGCTGGCGCGGATGCGTGCGGTCACGCGCCGCGAGGCCAGCGGTTCGCCGGCGCAGCTCGGCAATGGCAAGCTCAGCCTCGATCCCGCGAGTCGCGAGGCGTCGTTTCTGACGAAATCCGCGGTGCTCACCGCGCGCGAATTCGCGCTGCTGCAGGCGCTGCTGTCGCGGCCAGGCGCGATCCTGTCACGCAGCGAGCTGGAGCGGCAAATCTACGGCTGGAACGAGGAGGTCGCGAGCAACGCGATCGAGTTCCTGATCCATGCGGTGCGCAGGAAGCTTGGGGCCGACGCTATCCGCAACGTGCGTGGTGTCGGCTGGATGGTGGACCGGCCATGATCAAATCCCTGCGGGGCCGTCTCTTTGCCGGCCTTACCGCGATCAT
The genomic region above belongs to Bradyrhizobium arachidis and contains:
- a CDS encoding COG4705 family protein — protein: MSQYSGFGARRILNKVPEVTAIFWVIKILSTTVGETGADYLAVHVGLGAGLTAICMTGLLVAALLLQLSRRLYVPWIYWLTVVLVSIVGTQLTDLLTDKLDISLYISTAAFAVALAATFAVWYRAERTLSIHSIVTTRRELFYWTAILFTFALGTASGDLATEALGLGFQLGVVAFGALIVAAALAYAVGANSVLTFWLAYILTRPLGASLGDLLSQAREYGGIGLGTIQTSIVFLTVIVGLVAWVTFEGDGARRVDPAQ
- a CDS encoding response regulator transcription factor: MVGAAVEQALKDAAYAVDWVRDGETALLAAKNESYEVLLLDLGLPNVDGRDILRRLRSDGRKLPIIIVTARDAIDDRIEGLDLGADDYIIKPFEIRELLARMRAVTRREASGSPAQLGNGKLSLDPASREASFLTKSAVLTAREFALLQALLSRPGAILSRSELERQIYGWNEEVASNAIEFLIHAVRRKLGADAIRNVRGVGWMVDRP